From a single Rutidosis leptorrhynchoides isolate AG116_Rl617_1_P2 chromosome 5, CSIRO_AGI_Rlap_v1, whole genome shotgun sequence genomic region:
- the LOC139850033 gene encoding pectin acetylesterase 8-like: MYPSLNILQLLGLKYNTMKISKVRLNQWQLHTLVYVMILIRIKGSMVVPITIIKGAVAKGAVCLDGSPPAYQFDAGFGDGLNNWLVHIQGGGWCNSVEDCQTRTNSQLGSSKNMKSSDIYFTGILSNKQELNPNFYNWNRIAMRYCDGSSFTGDIETVDSVTNLHFRGARVFNVIMEELLGKLGMNNSASNALLSGSSAGGLASIHHCDKFRTFFPTKTRVKCFADAGYFAHVKDLNNDYRFERYYDQIVTLHGLSKNLHPKCISRKNPNLCFYPQYAMPYVKTPVFILQSTYDTFQIQNILASQGADPNGLYTRCRQDINACSSDQIQRLQDFRYAFLEALSVVGKDVSRGWFVNNCFTHGQCEFQAKWLGNSSSKLNHMANKILLETEKEYILRNKLQRAKRNSKSL; this comes from the exons AACCAATGGCAGCTACACACACTAGTATATGTAATGATACTTATAAGAATAAAAGGTTCAATGGTAGTGCCTATAACCATTATTAAAGGAGCTGTGGCTAAAGGAGCAG TTTGTTTGGATGGAAGCCCACCTGCATACCAGTTTGATGCAGGTTTTGGAGATGGTCTCAACAATTGGCTAGTTCACATACAG GGTGGAGGGTGGTGCAATTCGGTAGAAGACTGTCAAACACGCACAAATAGTCAATTAGGTTCGTCGAAGAACATGAAGAGTTCTGACATTTACTTCACTGGAATTTTAAGCAACAAGCAAGAATTAAATCCAA ATTTCTACAACTGGAATAGGATCGCGATGAGGTACTGTGATGGATCATCATTTACCGGAGATATAGAAACAGTTGATTCT GTTACAAATCTTCATTTTAGGGGTGCAAGAGTCTTCAATGTGATTATGGAGGAGTTACTTGGAAAATTAGGAATGAATAACTCTGCATCAAAT GCCCTTTTGTCGGGGTCTTCGGCTGGTGGATTGGCTTCTATACATCATTGTGACAAGTTCAGAACTTTTTTTCCAACAAAAACTCGTGTGAAATGCTTTGCTGACGCTGGTTATTTCGCTCATGT AAAAGACCTCAATAATGATTATAGGTTTGAGAGATACTACGATCAAATCGTTACATTACAT GGATTGTCAAAGAATTTGCATCCAAAATGCATTTCAAGAAAGAACCCCAATTTG TGTTTCTACCCACAGTATGCTATGCCTTATGTCAAAACACCTGTATTCATATTGCAGTCTACATATGACACATTTCAG ATCCAAAACATCTTGGCCTCACAAGGAGCGGATCCAAATGGACTATATACTAGATGCAGGCAAGATATAAATGCATGCTCATCTGATCAAATCCAAAGACTACAAG ATTTTCGATATGCTTTTTTGGAAGCGTTATCGGTAGTTGGAAAAGATGTGTCAAGAGGATGGTTTGTTAACAATTGTTTCACTCATGGCCAATGCGAATTCCAGGCCAAGTGGTTAGGAAACTCTTCTTCAAAATTGAACCATATG gccaatAAAATTTTATTAGAAACAGAAAAAGAGTACATCTTGAGAAATAAATTACAAAGAGCAAAAAGAAACTCGAAAAGCTTATGA